The Micromonospora sp. NBC_01740 genome includes a window with the following:
- a CDS encoding DUF4153 domain-containing protein: protein MTQPPPVSGPPGSGEAPGSTAGDDPGNAPPHLLVMPSIEGAPPPMVWPGAEGAPAWAIPVSIPPGTRGYAVFIPLVPTTAAAAPVAAGPPAPASVVPAPRPAEATAAPAPTAVVEPGESIPTRTAAVTAADSAAPAAAPSPDAVGAPPRGTDAAPTASAPATPTTSGPAEAAPSTKGPAAEAAPSTGTPATAAPATGGAPAAPSAGTGASAARPPATNVQQPAAAPLPAPYRIGVPSGAPAPYRGYQPVPRPPSFLDTRWPGPAPTQDRAVPLAVLAGALGLAFFVPLTRTGIGWFLGWLALTVAVVLAVRRTGAELPRADRRIRAGWAVAALALLSVLAFRNAWWLVTFCVLGALCCATLAIVGGRLVRSILFSLVAAPFAALRGLPWVRGHLHAPVNPHLARRVVGSAAATVAALIVFGALLSSADGAFSVMLGELVPEVNGGATFRWILLAAVGGLCAVAALYTLAAPPDLSTMDRPGTRRFGLVEWAPVISALTLLFGGFVAVQFTVLFGGQRHVLRTAGLSYAEYARSGFWQLVVVTMLTLAVLGGVARWARRDRAVERHLLRVLLGLLSVLSFVIVGSALSRMYTYQKAYSFTGERLFVMAFELLLGTVFLMILVAGLRWRGAWIPGTTVALAVVMLLGLAVLNPEDYAARRNIARYEQTGKIDAWYLRALSADATPALAGLPDPVRRCTLSWVAKDLDESDPWYAWNLGRIRARAALDRAGPGAVGGPRDCRAADQFDLPKRRR from the coding sequence TTGACCCAGCCACCACCGGTGTCGGGCCCCCCGGGTTCCGGCGAGGCGCCCGGCAGCACCGCCGGTGACGACCCCGGAAACGCGCCGCCGCACCTGCTCGTCATGCCGTCCATCGAGGGCGCGCCGCCCCCGATGGTGTGGCCCGGGGCGGAGGGCGCACCCGCCTGGGCGATCCCCGTCAGCATCCCGCCCGGGACGCGCGGTTACGCCGTGTTCATCCCGCTGGTGCCAACCACCGCCGCGGCGGCTCCGGTCGCCGCGGGCCCGCCGGCCCCGGCCTCGGTCGTCCCCGCCCCCAGGCCGGCCGAGGCGACCGCCGCGCCAGCCCCGACGGCCGTCGTCGAGCCGGGAGAGAGCATCCCGACGCGGACCGCCGCGGTGACGGCGGCGGACTCCGCGGCACCGGCTGCCGCGCCGTCACCGGACGCCGTCGGCGCGCCGCCGCGCGGCACCGACGCGGCACCTACCGCCTCCGCCCCCGCTACGCCCACCACGAGCGGACCCGCCGAGGCGGCGCCCAGCACGAAGGGACCCGCCGCCGAAGCGGCGCCCAGCACCGGGACGCCCGCGACCGCCGCGCCGGCCACCGGTGGTGCGCCGGCCGCCCCGTCGGCGGGCACCGGCGCATCCGCTGCCCGCCCGCCGGCGACCAACGTCCAACAGCCCGCCGCCGCGCCGCTGCCGGCGCCGTACCGGATCGGAGTGCCGTCCGGCGCGCCGGCGCCGTACCGCGGCTACCAGCCGGTCCCGCGCCCGCCGTCGTTCCTCGACACGCGCTGGCCGGGGCCGGCGCCCACCCAGGACCGGGCCGTACCGCTCGCGGTCCTCGCCGGAGCGCTGGGCCTGGCCTTCTTCGTACCGCTCACCCGCACCGGCATCGGCTGGTTCCTCGGCTGGCTCGCCCTGACCGTCGCGGTGGTCCTCGCGGTCCGGCGGACGGGCGCGGAACTGCCGCGCGCCGACCGGCGGATCCGCGCCGGCTGGGCGGTGGCGGCCCTGGCGCTGCTGTCGGTCCTGGCCTTCCGCAACGCCTGGTGGCTGGTGACGTTCTGCGTGCTCGGCGCGCTCTGCTGCGCGACCCTCGCGATCGTGGGCGGCCGGCTCGTCCGCTCCATCCTGTTCAGCCTGGTGGCGGCCCCCTTCGCGGCGTTGCGAGGGCTGCCGTGGGTGCGTGGGCACCTGCACGCCCCGGTGAACCCGCATCTGGCCCGCCGGGTCGTCGGGTCGGCCGCGGCCACCGTGGCCGCGCTGATCGTCTTCGGCGCGCTCCTGTCCTCGGCCGACGGCGCCTTCTCCGTGATGCTCGGCGAGCTGGTTCCCGAGGTCAACGGCGGCGCGACGTTCCGCTGGATCCTCCTCGCCGCCGTGGGCGGGCTCTGCGCCGTCGCCGCCCTCTACACGCTGGCCGCGCCGCCCGACCTGTCGACGATGGACCGGCCCGGCACGCGCCGCTTCGGCCTCGTGGAGTGGGCGCCGGTCATCAGCGCCCTGACGCTGCTCTTCGGCGGCTTCGTGGCGGTGCAGTTCACCGTCCTGTTCGGTGGGCAGCGGCACGTGCTGCGCACCGCCGGCCTCAGCTACGCGGAGTACGCGCGCAGCGGGTTCTGGCAGCTCGTCGTCGTCACCATGCTGACGCTGGCGGTGCTCGGCGGGGTGGCCCGCTGGGCGCGACGGGACCGGGCCGTCGAGCGCCACCTGCTGCGGGTCCTGCTGGGCCTGCTCAGCGTGCTCAGCTTCGTCATCGTGGGGTCGGCGCTGTCCCGGATGTACACGTACCAGAAGGCGTACAGCTTCACCGGCGAGCGGCTCTTCGTGATGGCGTTCGAGCTGCTGCTCGGCACCGTGTTCCTGATGATCCTGGTGGCCGGGCTCCGCTGGCGCGGTGCCTGGATCCCCGGCACGACGGTGGCGCTCGCCGTGGTGATGCTGCTGGGCCTGGCCGTGCTCAACCCGGAGGACTACGCCGCCCGCCGCAACATCGCCCGGTACGAGCAGACGGGGAAGATCGACGCCTGGTACCTGCGGGCGCTCTCCGCAGACGCGACGCCGGCGCTGGCGGGCCTGCCCGATCCGGTGCGCCGCTGCACGCTGAGCTGGGTCGCCAAGGACCTCGACGAGTCGGACCCCTGGTACGCCTGGAACCTGGGCCGGATCCGGGCGCGCGCGGCGCTCGACCGGGCCGGGCCGGGCGCGGTCGGCGGTCCACGCGACTGCCGGGCCGCCGACCAGTTCGACCTGCCGAAGCGCCGCCGCTGA
- a CDS encoding class I SAM-dependent methyltransferase: MAHPVWADGRAYEAYVGRWSRPVAGEFLRWLAVPPGRRWLDVGCGTGALTSTVLALGDPRHVSGVDSSPGFVAYARAAVRDGRAAFQVGDARALPLPDRCVDVVVSGLAVNFVPEPARAVAEFARVVRPGGVAAAYVWDYAGGMALLRHFWDAAALLDPAVAERDEGRRFAGCDPDSLRGMWTDAGLTAVALRPVDVPMVFADVDDYWTPFLGGQGPAPSYVASLTAPQRTRLRDLLAARLPVAPDGSIRLTARAWAVRGAAPA; encoded by the coding sequence ATGGCGCACCCGGTCTGGGCGGACGGCAGGGCCTACGAGGCGTACGTGGGCCGGTGGAGCCGCCCCGTCGCGGGGGAGTTCCTGCGGTGGCTGGCCGTGCCACCGGGCCGCCGCTGGCTCGACGTGGGCTGCGGCACGGGCGCGCTCACGTCGACCGTGCTGGCACTGGGGGACCCGAGGCACGTCTCGGGCGTCGACAGTTCGCCGGGCTTCGTCGCGTACGCCCGCGCGGCCGTCCGCGACGGACGGGCGGCCTTCCAGGTCGGCGACGCCCGGGCGCTGCCCCTGCCCGACCGCTGCGTCGACGTCGTCGTCAGCGGACTCGCGGTCAACTTCGTGCCCGAGCCGGCGCGCGCCGTCGCCGAGTTCGCCCGGGTCGTCCGCCCCGGCGGGGTGGCCGCCGCCTACGTCTGGGACTACGCCGGCGGCATGGCGCTGCTGCGGCACTTCTGGGACGCCGCCGCCCTGCTCGACCCGGCCGTGGCCGAACGGGACGAGGGGCGCCGGTTCGCGGGGTGCGACCCGGACTCCCTGCGCGGGATGTGGACCGACGCGGGCCTGACGGCGGTGGCGCTCCGGCCCGTCGACGTGCCCATGGTGTTCGCGGACGTCGACGACTACTGGACGCCGTTCCTGGGCGGGCAGGGCCCCGCCCCCTCGTACGTCGCCTCCCTGACGGCGCCGCAGCGCACCCGCCTGCGTGACCTGCTCGCGGCCCGCCTGCCCGTGGCGCCGGACGGCTCGATCCGGCTCACCGCCCGGGCCTGGGCCGTCCGGGGCGCGGCGCCGGCCTGA
- a CDS encoding DUF6403 family protein has product MSHTLLAWLVGGVLLVGAGFATTLLPRWRARGRERRTAWSAARAAIDSAAVSRDAAVTRVPQAEQLLARAESIAAGRGGASAARQAAQHAREADRLWRTHQ; this is encoded by the coding sequence ATGTCCCACACCCTCCTCGCCTGGTTGGTCGGCGGCGTCCTGCTCGTGGGCGCGGGCTTCGCGACGACCCTGCTGCCCCGGTGGCGGGCGCGGGGGCGGGAGCGCCGGACCGCCTGGTCCGCCGCCCGCGCGGCCATCGACAGCGCGGCCGTCAGCCGGGACGCGGCGGTGACCCGGGTGCCGCAGGCCGAGCAGTTGCTGGCCCGCGCCGAATCCATCGCCGCCGGGCGCGGCGGGGCGTCCGCCGCCCGGCAGGCGGCGCAACACGCGAGAGAGGCCGACCGGCTGTGGCGCACGCACCAGTGA